Genomic window (Chondrocystis sp. NIES-4102):
GTTTTGTTTGATTACCAAAGGTAGCTTTACTTAAATAATAAATATTATAGGATACCAAACAAGCTAATAAAAACGTAATTAGCATTTCATATTTAGTATTCCAATTAGTTAAGTTGGCTAGAATCCAAAATATTAGCTTAGGAAACAAAGTACGACTTTCATTATGTTGTGTCATTAACTGCTCCCAAGTAATGTTATCTTGAGCAGCTTCTAAAAAGAATTTACCTGGAGTATCCCATTGATCCCAAAATGGAACATTAACACTATATCGCCAGATTAAGATTCCTAAAATTATAGGTGAGACAATTGCTAATAAAATTAATAACAACTGCTTAATTTTTAGGGATAATTTGATTGGATATACCATGTTAATTGGCGCAAAAATATTTAAAATATTGCAAATAAATTGAAATCAATAGTTAATAGCTAATAAACTGTTAGGCATTTTATTTTGTTGTTATAATTGAATGTTATACTAAATCCTGTTTAGATACGCTATTTAAAAGTTTAGGTGAGGCAATAGGCACGCTTGTATTAGGCACGCTTGTATTAGGGTTTTAGACTAATTAAAACTACAGATCGAAAGTATGTTTGGGTAATTGGATTTCGTGTCAGGCGGTCATGTAATTTTCAATTAATTTATGATGACTTAAGCTCAGAATCAGCATTTGAACTAAAATCTTAACAATCTTTAGTATTACTATCACGCTTGATAGCAAGATATACTGTTATTTTCCGCAATTTTATTACCTCAGAATATTAAGATTAAAGTAAATATTTGAATGAAATAAAATCACCACAAGCGTTATTTATTAGTTTGAATTAAAATCTTCTTTTCTCGACGTACATAATCACCACGAGATAAGGTTTTTTCCAAGTACAAGTAAAGAGTAATAAATAAATAGCGACTACCCATTTCTTTAATTTTTAGTTTAGAAACTCCCTTCTGACGATTGCGCCAAGAGATAGGAATAATTGTATAAGAATAGCCTCTAATCATTGCTTTGATGGGCATCTCCACTGTTAAATTGAAGTGATGAGAAATTAAAGGAAAAATACCTTCAATTACTTCTCGACGATAAGCTTTAAAAGCATTAGTGGTATCGTTGTATTTTAAACCAAACAAAACTTTAATAAACAAGTTAGCTAAACGATTGATCCACAATTTATGACCAGGATAGTCAATAACTTTACCTCCCTCAATAAAACGCGAACCAAACACACATTCATAACCTTCTTGCAGTTTGTAATAATAATTAATTAAATCATCTGGAGAATCAGAACTATCCGCCATAATGATCGCTACTGCATCACCTGAAAAGTTTTCAATTCCACATCGAACTGCAAAACCAAAACCATTAGGATAATAATTATTGATATAACGCACCTGTGGATGATAAGTACAAATTTCTTGTAAAACTGATTCAGTGCGATCGCGACTATTATCATTAACAATCAAAATTTCGTAAGCAATTAAAGCCTCATTTAAAGTTTGAGTTAAAGATTCAACTGTTTTAGCAATATTTTCCTCTTCATTGTAGGCAGGAATGACAATTGAGAATAATTTAATCGCCGTATTACTGTTAAGAGTTTTTATATGGTTGCTAACTTTTGTTTGGTGATGAGAACTTTCTAACCCTTCTGGATAATATAATTGCGTTTGGCGATCTTTAAATACCAAGCGATCGCTGATTAAATAATTAATGATTGCACTTAATAAAACCCCAATTATCGTATTAACACCATAATTTACCCCTAATCTATCTAAAAGGGGAAAGACAACCAAAACCCTCAATAATACTGCTGTACCTGCGGATAAATGATACAGAGGTAATTGTTTAAATAATATTGCAGAGATCCGCCATACTCCTCCAGTCCAAACCCAAAGACGATAGATAAAAAAGCTCAGAATTAGAGATAGTTCAATGGCAATGATATTAGCCAGATTACGTAACAAGCTGGTATTGAATCCTAACCATTCAATCAAAACAAAAATTAGGAGTAAATTAAACCCTGCTGCAACACCCCCCCCAAATAAAAACTTGACTATTTTTTGTTGGAAAAATTTCACGCTCATTTACCCCTCACCACTAAATTACATTTAATCTGCCACTAACTCCGCCCAATAAGACCAATCGTATTCATTATTTTCCCCTGGTATAGTTACTAAGAAAAGTTGATTAGCATCAAAATCACTAAGATCGATAGTTCCGTGCTGCACACCCCGATCTTGGGGATTAATTCTAGGTTGTAACTTCCGAGAAAATAAAATTTTTCCCTCCCCATTGGCTTGTAATACATTGATTCTAAATTCTACTCCATCCCCTCGCTTTTCTTTAATTGCCTTGGCAACTCCTTGATCTAAAATCCCAAAAGTAAAGGAAAAAGTTTGTTGCTTCTTATTCAAATCAATTAACGTGGTCATTGGTGCATGAGCTAGCCAACCAATCAGATCATGACCTTCAATTGCCACTTTTTGTATGTTGCCATTAAGGGGTTTGGGAACTAAAGAACTATTCCAAGTTGACCAACCTGGGACTTGTGAAAAATCTTGTCGTGAGAACTTAAAGCTAGCAAGGCTAAACTGATATTTTGAAGGATATAACCAAGAATTAGCACCCTCACTAATAATCCGAAACCTTTTTACCTGCTTGTGTGTCAATTTTTCTTGCCAATTAGCAGCAGCTAAATCTAAAAAATCCCAGCGATTAGATAAGATTGGGGAGAGTAAAAAACCTTCATTCATCACCTCGCCAACTGTACGATATTTATTGATACTACCGTCAGCCTTTTCTACTTCCAGATATAGTTCAGGCGATCGCAAAGCCAGGGTAAATAGTTTGCCTAAGAGGTTGGGATGAATGTTTATTTTGCCCCAGATGGGATCGGCAGCAGTAGGAACATCAAACCATTGATTAAAAGCTAAATTGAGTTGCTGAGTAATTGGTTCAAGGCGATATTGACGAGGTTGTGAACTACGTTGCAAAGTTAAATAACGACCATCAATGTTAATGATCTCATAGAGAGTCAAAATTTCTGGCCAAGAAAGACCATCTTCAAAACTACCTAAGCGTTGATCTATAGGATTAATATCAAAAAGAATTGTTTGGGCAGCATCTGGTTGTTTTAAATGTTCAACATTGAGATGAGCTAATTTGCTCGTATATGCCGAAAAACTCTGTATAACTGGTCTGGGGTGATAATCTAAACCGTGGGCAAAGATAGTCGCTATTTCGTTGGGATAGAGATCAACTGTTCCAGATATCGGTTGCAAGGGGGCAACTTCTCTTACCCTGGCTTTAGCTTTGTCGGCGGTTTTTTGGAAATTTGCCTTACCACTGATAAGTTTAGCTGCATCAACAAAGTTATTTTTAGTTTTGGTAATTAGTTTATAAGTATAGGTACTATAGCCAAAGTCTAAATGATGATTGAGGATTACTGTACCCATAATAGTAAAGATTAAGATGCTCAAACCCCAGCAAAAAATGGCAGATACCCTAATGTTATTACCTATTCTCCAGCGAATTATAGAGATTTTATCCCACAATAAAGCAGTATAAAGAGAAACTATTGGGGCAATGTTAAATAACGCCTGTAGGGCATGGGCATCATGGCGAGTAAAAGCCCCTTTAAAAGTGATAAATAAGCTTGCTGCTAGTCCTAAAACGGGCAACATTCCCCAAAAAGAGTAGTTTCTGGCTGCAATTATCCCAACCAAGATGAGAAATATCCCCATACTAAATATATAAAGCAGTACTTCGTCTAGTTTGCCTGCAATTCCCATAGTGGCACTAAAACCTTTGACGATTTCTAAACCATTTAAAAAGTATGCAGGGATATTAACCAGATTTTGACCTGCTATAATCCAAAACAAGCAAATAAAAGCGAAATAGACCAGTGCAACCTGGGGAATTCTTTTTAACTTACCCAATTCATCGATGGTAATCAGGATAATAAACACCAGACAAAGCATTAGATAGGTGTGTTTCGTCAAGCTTGCCAAAGCAGCAATGATAATTGTTAATATCAAAACCCAATTCATCTGCTTACTAACATAGAAGTAAAGCACCAAGGGCAGCATAATCAACAAAAACAAAAAAGGTTCCATTGCTATAAATCGATTGGGAAAAAATCCCAAAATCGGGATCAGAAAAATAACCGATTTATCCCCACGCCTCAAACAATATTTATATATCTCAAATAACCCCGCCCAAGCAGCTATGGTAATCAGCAGACGCAACGCCATCAGATAACCATACGTCTCTGGGAAATATAAATTGTCCTGCAAAAAACCATAGGGTCCATAGGTATAAATAAAATCTTTGCCAAACTGTATTTTGTTAGCAAAAGCAATATTTAGCGCACTTTCCCAAGACTGATCGAGATCATATCCATATCCACCAACTCGCCAGGGGATAATATTCAACAAACTATATCCCAACAAGATTAAGCCTATGACTATATTGATCTTGTGTTGGCTACCTTTGATAGTTGTCATAGATCAATAACTAAATATTTAGGCTGTAATCTTCATAACTTTTAGTCAAGTTGGGATTATAACAGGGGTCGCGATCGCATAATTTTTGCCACTTCTGTTTCATGTATTTTATTTCCCCTGCAAAGCGGGCTTGTTTGGCTGGTGTGTTTTCATAACCCCGACTTTTGGATTCATAATGATATAACACTACATGGGGTAGATAGATATTGCGGTATCCGTGAC
Coding sequences:
- a CDS encoding family 2 glycosyl transferase; the encoded protein is MSVKFFQQKIVKFLFGGGVAAGFNLLLIFVLIEWLGFNTSLLRNLANIIAIELSLILSFFIYRLWVWTGGVWRISAILFKQLPLYHLSAGTAVLLRVLVVFPLLDRLGVNYGVNTIIGVLLSAIINYLISDRLVFKDRQTQLYYPEGLESSHHQTKVSNHIKTLNSNTAIKLFSIVIPAYNEEENIAKTVESLTQTLNEALIAYEILIVNDNSRDRTESVLQEICTYHPQVRYINNYYPNGFGFAVRCGIENFSGDAVAIIMADSSDSPDDLINYYYKLQEGYECVFGSRFIEGGKVIDYPGHKLWINRLANLFIKVLFGLKYNDTTNAFKAYRREVIEGIFPLISHHFNLTVEMPIKAMIRGYSYTIIPISWRNRQKGVSKLKIKEMGSRYLFITLYLYLEKTLSRGDYVRREKKILIQTNK